A portion of the Mycobacterium paraseoulense genome contains these proteins:
- a CDS encoding ABC transporter ATP-binding protein encodes MTVAATRGATPVPAGRSRDFWGSAIRLVKRLAPQRRLSIAVISLGIAGTVIGVIVPRILGHATDLLFNGVIGRQLPAGITKAQAVAAARARGDNTFADLLSGMGVVPGKGVDFGAVARTLALALALYLVSALLIWAQARLLNVTVQRTMVSLRSDVEDKIHRLPLSYFDGRQRGELLSRVTNDIDNVQSSLSMTITQLVTSILTVVAVLAMMVSISPLLALITVATVPLTLLATRAIARRAQRLFVAQWTSIGRLNAHIEETYSGFTVVKTFGHQAAARAKFRDCNRDVYGASFGAQFFSGLVAPATAFIGNLGYVAVAVLGGLQVASGHITLGGIQAFIQYVRQFNAPLSQVAGMYNTLQSGVASAERVFELLDEPEESPDPQPALPLPDRGPGGRVEFQHVSFGYRPHTPVIHDLSMLAEPGTTVAIVGPTGAGKTTLVNLLMRFYDVDSGRILVDGIDITTVSRQSLRSRIGMVLQDTWLFDGTIAQNIAYGRPEASADEVVQAAKAAYVDRFVHTLPAGYQTRVSGGGGNISAGEKQLITIARAFLARPRLLILDEATSSVDTRTEALIARAMSELRRDRTSFIIAHRLSTIRDADRIVVVEAGRIVEQGSHTELLARRGAYYAMTRA; translated from the coding sequence ATGACCGTCGCGGCCACTCGTGGTGCGACCCCGGTACCGGCCGGACGGTCCCGCGACTTCTGGGGATCGGCCATCCGGCTGGTGAAACGGCTTGCACCGCAACGGCGGCTGAGCATCGCGGTGATCAGCCTCGGCATCGCCGGGACGGTTATCGGGGTCATCGTCCCGCGCATCCTCGGCCACGCCACGGATCTGTTGTTCAACGGCGTCATCGGGCGGCAGCTCCCCGCGGGCATCACCAAGGCGCAGGCCGTTGCCGCCGCCCGGGCGCGGGGAGACAACACCTTCGCCGACCTCCTGTCGGGAATGGGTGTGGTGCCCGGCAAGGGCGTCGACTTCGGTGCGGTGGCACGAACGCTGGCGCTCGCGCTGGCCCTGTATCTGGTTTCGGCGCTGCTGATTTGGGCGCAAGCACGGCTGCTCAACGTCACCGTGCAACGCACGATGGTCTCGCTGCGTTCCGATGTCGAGGACAAGATCCACCGGCTGCCGCTGTCCTACTTCGACGGGCGCCAGCGGGGTGAGCTGTTGAGCCGGGTGACCAACGACATCGACAACGTGCAGTCGTCGCTGTCGATGACCATCACCCAGCTGGTGACCTCGATCCTGACCGTGGTCGCCGTGCTGGCGATGATGGTGTCCATCTCGCCGCTGCTGGCCCTGATCACCGTGGCGACGGTGCCGCTGACCCTGCTGGCCACGCGCGCGATCGCGCGGCGCGCACAGCGCCTGTTCGTAGCGCAATGGACGAGCATCGGTCGGCTCAACGCCCACATCGAGGAGACCTACAGCGGCTTCACGGTGGTCAAGACGTTCGGCCACCAGGCCGCGGCGCGCGCAAAGTTTCGCGACTGCAACCGCGACGTGTACGGGGCGAGTTTCGGCGCTCAGTTCTTCTCCGGCCTCGTGGCGCCGGCGACGGCGTTCATCGGCAACCTCGGCTACGTGGCCGTCGCCGTGCTGGGCGGACTGCAGGTGGCCAGCGGCCACATCACCCTCGGCGGCATCCAGGCCTTCATCCAGTACGTCCGGCAGTTCAACGCCCCCCTCAGCCAGGTGGCCGGGATGTACAACACCCTGCAGTCCGGGGTGGCCAGCGCGGAGCGGGTGTTCGAACTGCTCGACGAGCCCGAGGAATCGCCGGATCCCCAGCCCGCCCTCCCGCTGCCCGACCGAGGCCCGGGCGGACGGGTGGAGTTCCAGCACGTGAGCTTCGGTTACCGCCCGCACACGCCGGTGATCCACGACCTGTCGATGTTGGCCGAGCCGGGGACCACGGTGGCGATCGTCGGCCCAACGGGGGCCGGCAAGACCACGCTGGTGAACCTGCTCATGCGGTTCTACGACGTCGACTCCGGCCGGATCCTGGTCGACGGCATCGACATCACCACCGTGAGCAGGCAGTCGCTGCGGTCGCGGATCGGCATGGTCCTGCAGGACACCTGGCTCTTCGACGGGACGATCGCGCAGAACATCGCCTACGGGAGGCCCGAGGCGAGCGCGGACGAGGTGGTGCAAGCCGCCAAGGCGGCGTACGTCGACCGGTTTGTGCACACTCTGCCGGCCGGCTACCAGACGCGCGTCAGCGGTGGCGGCGGCAACATCAGTGCCGGCGAAAAGCAACTCATTACCATCGCGCGCGCGTTCCTTGCCAGGCCGCGGCTGTTGATCCTCGACGAGGCGACCAGCTCGGTCGACACCCGCACCGAGGCGCTCATCGCCCGCGCCATGTCGGAGCTGCGCCGGGATCGCACGAGTTTCATTATCGCGCATCGGCTTTCGACGATCAGAGACGCAGACCGGATCGTCGTGGTCGAAGCCGGCCGGATCGTCGAACAAGGCAGTCACACCGAGCTGCTGGCCCGGCGGGGCGCCTACTACGCCATGACAAGGGCGTAG
- a CDS encoding ABC transporter ATP-binding protein has product MLLALLRQYIRPYRRLVAVLMVLQGISTLASLYLPTVNAAIIDEGVAKGDTATIVRLGMVMLSVTGLQVFCAVGAVYFGSRTGMGFGRDLRAAMFEHVTTFSEHETARFGAPTLLTRTTNDVRQIQYLVQISSTVLVTAPIMCIGGILMAIHQEAALTWLLLVSVPIMALTNYWVMSHMLPLFRRMQGLIDGINRVMRDQLSGVRVVRAFAREAYERDRFARANAALSHTALTAGNWQAVMLPVTTLTVNVSSVALIWFGGLRIDRGQMQVGSLTAFLAYFTQILMAVLMATMTLVVLPRASVCAERISEVLSTPAAVTDPQRPVFPPGGIAGVVRLEGATFTYPGADRPVLQDISFTARPGTTTAIVGSTGSGKSTLVSLICRLYDVTGGAVLVDDVDVRDYHTERLWSAIGLVPQRGYLFSGTVADNLRYGKADATDDEMWEALRVADADGFVRAHDDGLRMRVAQGGINFSGGQRQRLAIARAVIRRPAIYLFDDSFGALDVHTDARVRASLQQMAGATTVILVTQRVSTAARADQVIVVDNGRLVGTGTHESLLSDCPTYAEFADSQSVSAVRSGQFGGAP; this is encoded by the coding sequence ATGCTCCTGGCACTGCTGCGCCAGTACATCCGGCCGTACCGACGGCTGGTCGCGGTGCTGATGGTGCTTCAGGGCATCAGCACGCTCGCGTCGCTGTACCTGCCGACGGTCAACGCCGCGATCATCGACGAGGGCGTCGCCAAGGGCGACACGGCCACCATCGTCCGGCTCGGCATGGTGATGCTCTCGGTCACCGGGCTGCAGGTGTTTTGCGCGGTCGGGGCGGTCTACTTCGGGTCGCGGACCGGGATGGGCTTCGGTCGCGACCTGCGCGCGGCGATGTTCGAACACGTCACCACCTTCTCCGAGCATGAGACCGCCCGCTTCGGCGCGCCCACGCTGTTGACGCGCACCACCAACGACGTCCGCCAGATCCAATACCTGGTTCAGATATCGAGCACCGTGCTGGTCACCGCGCCCATCATGTGCATCGGCGGGATCTTGATGGCCATCCACCAGGAGGCCGCGCTGACCTGGCTGCTCCTGGTCAGCGTTCCCATCATGGCGTTGACCAACTACTGGGTGATGTCGCACATGCTGCCCCTGTTCCGCAGGATGCAAGGCCTGATCGACGGCATCAACCGGGTCATGCGCGACCAGTTGTCCGGCGTGCGCGTCGTCCGGGCGTTCGCCCGCGAAGCTTATGAGCGCGACCGATTCGCCCGCGCCAACGCCGCGCTGTCGCACACCGCGCTGACCGCAGGCAACTGGCAAGCGGTGATGCTGCCGGTGACCACGCTGACCGTGAACGTGTCCAGCGTCGCGCTGATCTGGTTCGGCGGGTTGCGCATCGATCGGGGCCAGATGCAGGTCGGCTCGCTGACCGCTTTCCTGGCCTACTTCACCCAGATCCTTATGGCGGTGCTGATGGCGACGATGACACTGGTGGTGTTGCCGCGAGCGTCTGTGTGCGCCGAACGGATCTCGGAGGTGCTGTCCACCCCGGCCGCGGTAACCGATCCGCAGCGACCGGTCTTCCCGCCCGGCGGGATCGCCGGGGTGGTGCGTTTGGAGGGCGCGACATTCACCTATCCGGGCGCCGATCGCCCTGTGCTGCAGGATATTTCATTCACCGCACGGCCCGGCACCACCACGGCCATCGTTGGCAGCACCGGGTCGGGCAAGTCGACGCTGGTGTCATTGATCTGCCGGCTTTACGACGTAACCGGCGGCGCCGTCCTGGTCGACGACGTCGACGTCCGCGATTACCACACCGAGCGACTCTGGTCCGCGATCGGGCTGGTACCCCAGCGCGGCTATCTGTTCTCCGGCACCGTGGCCGACAACCTGCGCTACGGCAAGGCGGACGCGACAGACGACGAGATGTGGGAAGCGTTGCGGGTGGCCGACGCCGACGGATTCGTCCGCGCGCACGACGACGGGCTGCGGATGCGGGTGGCCCAGGGCGGCATCAACTTCTCCGGCGGTCAGCGGCAACGACTGGCGATCGCCCGGGCGGTGATCCGCCGCCCCGCCATCTACCTCTTCGACGACTCGTTCGGCGCGCTCGACGTGCACACCGACGCGCGGGTCCGCGCGTCGCTACAACAGATGGCGGGCGCAACCACGGTCATCCTTGTCACCCAGCGGGTCTCGACCGCCGCCCGGGCCGACCAGGTGATCGTCGTCGACAACGGCAGACTGGTGGGCACCGGCACGCACGAATCGCTGCTCTCCGACTGCCCCACTTATGCGGAGTTCGCCGACTCTCAGTCGGTGAGCGCCGTGCGATCTGGTCAATTCGGCGGCGCGCCATGA
- a CDS encoding DUF3558 domain-containing protein — MILAPVVAACSDSGGNKPGATSSSAPGNSEGHHGPMFPQCGGVSDQTVAELTKVTGLINTARNSVGCQWLAGGGILGPHFSFSWYRGSPIGRERKTEELSRASVDDINIDGHSGFIAIGNEPNLGDSLCEVGIQFQDDFFEWSISFSQKPFPPPCDIAKELARQSIANSK, encoded by the coding sequence ATGATCCTGGCCCCCGTGGTCGCGGCGTGCTCTGATTCCGGCGGCAACAAACCGGGAGCGACGTCCTCGTCGGCGCCGGGCAACTCGGAGGGCCACCACGGGCCGATGTTCCCCCAATGCGGCGGCGTCAGCGATCAGACGGTGGCCGAGCTGACCAAGGTGACCGGTCTGATCAACACCGCCCGGAACTCCGTCGGCTGCCAGTGGCTGGCGGGCGGCGGCATCCTCGGTCCGCACTTTTCCTTTTCCTGGTATCGCGGCAGCCCGATCGGGCGTGAGCGCAAGACCGAAGAACTGTCGCGCGCTAGCGTCGACGACATCAACATCGACGGACACAGCGGATTCATCGCCATCGGCAACGAGCCGAACCTGGGTGACTCGCTCTGCGAGGTGGGCATCCAATTCCAGGACGACTTCTTCGAATGGTCGATCAGCTTCAGCCAAAAGCCGTTCCCGCCGCCATGCGACATAGCCAAAGAATTGGCGCGTCAGTCGATTGCGAACTCCAAATGA